The Apium graveolens cultivar Ventura unplaced genomic scaffold, ASM990537v1 ctg1432, whole genome shotgun sequence DNA segment ttattgttatccaactcatgtgtgtctgagttagtctcagttgctttcacaactttgactggaactttcgactcacttgacttggaaacaatcttctcataagcatgatcctcagcacgtatttcttcttgaataacagaagaggtcgcatcaaatggttcaacaattgatgctttatagaggggttcatcaacacccttaagcacatgtggtacttccctccctttagcacagacatgaggaggggagtttatgcctaattctccaatagcagcattgtaatcatatcctattccagatgtttgattaacagcttgcttactgtagaactctttagccttcgaacaagaattgaagtaggctctaaccttagtctcaagaccggtgatcttgtctttgagaatagtttcgagttttctataacagtcaactctattctctagaaaagatacctgttcttttaatttgtcttgattaatatgcacaagtcttaattcattgacctctttctcaaggtctgtgatctttaaacttaacagttcattatcacgacgtgcacaatctaagttacctcttagatgataaaccatttcagcatcagaaagttttacctctattcttgacgatgaagcttttccatcagtagccataagagcaagatttccttcatcttcatcttcactgtcagtatcatcccagcttcttccctttgccagataagccctttcagagttctttcttacttgctttggcttcctacattctgtggcaaagtgtcccaactcattgcagttatagcatctaatggtgcttcgatcaaccatccctgttttgtacccaccactgctggtgttagaggatgaagatccacctttctggaatttgttgtagttggacttgtacttaagcttgggattcctcctgaatctgacatgggagaatctcttgacaatttgggccattgattcatcttccaattgctccagctcttccaaggaataaaaatcatcacttgattgatttgtagtaggaggatcatattctgctactaactcattttcctcacccttggaaaactgtaccattctttctaactgttgagattgttgttgttgttgaccttcagctacaagtgcagtagatgtgctgaccattctatccttcccatagacttccttctgttgaatctgctccaactcataggtttttaacactccatagagcctgtccaaagaaatctcactcagatctctagcttctctaatggcagtgattctatgttcaagatgagctggcagtgttaaaaggaactttttgttgacctccctgattgaataatactttccattgatgttcaggttgttgatcaacgcattgtacctctcaaacacttcagtaattccttctcctggatttgatttgaaatgttcatattcagaggttaggatttccaacttgttctccctaacttcctctgtgccttcattaatcacctcaatagtttcccacatgtgtttggaatttttacagttcatcacatgtctgttcatcaagggatcaagggaatcaattaatattaattgaaggctggcatccaaggaggcttcttccttctcagcaggagtaaaatcttcaggctcttttggataggttctagcttcagtagtcaccacaccatctattattacctccggttcaataaccatcggagtttttatacccttctttaacaagtttgaatatttgggatttgcaacttgtaagaataatagcatcttcttcttccacatgatataattctctttatcaaattgtggaattttaacggttccaactttatgtgaagtcattatgaatttttgaataaataaaaattcaaggagttgaaaaatcacaaaagtctaggatcttgatttgttcgttaatcagaaggctctgataccaattgttgggtcccaatgtgtttgtagaagggggggttgaatacaaacagcaccgaataatcaaattaaatgcggaataaaaatgtgaaacaaaattcaagttaaataaaaatattattaaacttgaaaggtgttacaacaactgtatcgattacaaggtattaatctcaaatcaattatcacaaatctagaataaattcgacatgaactttttctatttttgcaataattaaaatcaaatgctaaacgcgatttgagattaagttctagggattttgatccgctagattgttacacaagaacaagagaatgatttctaattgattggatttaactttgcaatctagaaattgatcttgaattaagcagataaaaatttgaatgtttcagaggcggctgctttttctttctgtttgttcttggcttctattTTTTCTGGATGGATATattgaactgctgcttgtctgcttctttttaatcaacagaatagaattgaactggcaagacaatcctaagctcagcaagacaatcggtaggacaatggattgaactagcaagacaatctgaatgaactagcatgacaatcagaatgaactagcatgacaatcagaatgaactagcaagacaatcctcctcctagtgtaactttcggtgagactattgaaaatggcctagcatgacaatcggtatgacaatcctgattgtcatgctagttcattttcaattgtcttgctgaatttaaatgaattttaatccaatttaaattctgaaaattcctaaaattaattcagaattaattaatcaattaattcaattaataaataaattattcttcacagatataatttattttcttaattaaattagatgacttaattaattaatagagaattaatactaatcctgagcagcaaccaatcttctgaatatcttctgaaaatcactgagaattatgaatcaattctgccacttcaacgttgacactcgatgtactgtctggttcatgagtgactaacttccgtgacgtttcttcatgtcttgactttgacgctttgattttcttcagattaaatccttgtaattaatgatactctgacgagatctctgtcacttgattaaatccacgatcttgatttatatcactgaggcatgatcaacttcttgaacttcttccagtgaattacctcctcaagtctgtagatgaaccttgtttctgaatcctttgacagatattactttgcgagatctctctgacggtcgatccactatttacttattacattcttatttgagttgagttgaatcctcgaatatacaaataggctatgacatatgacttacaaatgtgttgattagcacaatgcggaacaaaaacttaagtgaatcaaaacacaagtaattaaaaacaagagtctttaaaaaatttctggtggatttaaacaattccaccagagatatatattatatcgagagaactctgtgtgcaagaatgctcacagctgcttacaaatatgaactactgagattacagagaaatgctaataattttgcttataaatgtttctcaGTTTTTGTATCTCAgttcttagtttctatttgctacttcttggtttatatattaccaagattacaaagtcaaaagacaggatcattataaaaactatcgggtctaatgttttgttactttgttctctattatccagttaataggcttcctcattccatttgcatacacttcgacgcatgtgaccagttgtcactgtcaactgatatttgaattctttatccgttgagtacatgatcatccgtcgactttatgatcatccgttgatggcttcattgatcatccgtcgactgctatattaaacatccgttgatagctatttgatcatctgtcgatggctttgttaatcatccgtcggtagctattttggcacttgacttcaattcatttatgcagaattacaagacatcatctatgtacaattaatcaacctattctgcatatatagttaaagtcaacatgacttatatgatACTACAGAAtgtatacaaaggtgtatgcagaaatgtgctacagactcattattacataagctactcactcgatggataataagttatcatctgtcgggactataatgatttatccgtcgggactataatccttatccgtcgagtactacattatttcactaagtaaaatctacttaggtgttttgtttatatAATCATCAAGttacaacatatgcacaacaatacAACAATAAGTGTTGTAGGATTGGTTTTAATGTTATACCCTACACAACGGTTTTCTGAGTTTGTGAGAACCCTTGAGTAATGTCACTTGTTACAACGAAAACAAGCAAAAAACGTTGTTTTTTCTGGATGTAATACGACAGGCTTAATTTATAATCATTATCTGTACAATCTAAGACAACGTTTTTCCGCGTTGTCTGATCCAACTAACAGACGGCGGCTCAATAGTCAAAGGAAAAATAGGGTATCAGACAGCGGACATAAATCGTTGTTGAAGCCTATTTTTCTTGTAATGCTTTGATTTTGCCATTTTAGTTGCTGTATTACCTGATTTAAGTGGAGCCCCTACATTTTATTTTGTTATTCAGTCATTTCAGCTTTTACACCATGAACATGCTGCGGTAAGTTATGTACATCAAGGAATAGGTTTATTTTGGATATTGATTTGTATCATATAATTCTGTGAGTACCATATGATACTACACTTAGCAGCCTTTTTCCAAAACATCGGAAGACCACCATTTCTACCCATTCAATTAACCGAAAGACAATGACAAAAACCTAATTTAATACGGAGTTCTTCTATTTTATTTGCATAAGAAATTATTTCAATAAAAAATAGAACGTCGATATCTCTAATTAGATTGTTGAATACACGAACTGAATTATACGAGCTGTCCCAATACGTTGAATACACGAACTGAGTTATACGAGCTGTCCCAATATTTTCACCAAACAAAGACTAGGCCTGGCACAAGAACTAAGACAATGGATTCAGAACCAAATAACTATTAAGATTTTGTTAGCAATTAAGCAAACTACGTTCGTTTATACTTCTACCGTAAAAGTATGAACTAAGGCAGTTATGGATATTACATAACATGTCATGCACTTTATCACAGCTTAATTATAAATCATTTTAACTTTTGGTGAATCAAGCATCAAGTAGATTAGCTAGTGAGTACATATAATTATCTGCGGCAAGACCGTGTTTGTCTCAAAGTGCAACATCAAGCACAAATATATAAATGCATTAAACCAAAGGCTAGTGAAAAAATACAGAAAATGAATGATACTTTGCATAATTGATGAAATGTATTTTCTGGTGGTTGGTGTCTTTTAGTTCGTGTCTTACGAATTTATGAAGCTAGCCTATAATTGtcattaaaattaaataatagtATATGAACATCTTCGATTTTGAAAATATTCAGATTATCTAAACAAACTAAACAGTGAAATGAATCCAAGAAAAGGATTGGAATATTAGATGACagattaattttgaaaatcacTACATATCATGTAAAGAGAACTACATAATCagatattttttgaaaataataaaaccAAATGCTGATGTAACATTAATTTTTTGATATGAAAAAACAATGTTAATACCCTACAAAGCATACAAGTATTTCTGTATGATTAATTGATTACAGATAAATTAGCACAATCACAAATTAAACATAATCTTCAATCCATatatttaaaaagaaaaataagatGATGTAATATACCAACATTGAGACAAAATAAATTAAGACAGCAGGTCCTACTAAAGTCTCACCATTGTCACTTGCAACCAAGGTAAGGTATCACCTTGACCCCTTTCAATCCATAGCAAACTAACACAGTCCAACTTCTACCATACCATCTTCCTCAATCCATCATTaaacacatatatacatacataacAATCATCTATGCATGTTTATGCACACACAATGAAGCCCAACACCTACAGAAAACTACTACAAAAACAATGAGAATGAAACTTGTACTACAAACTCCACAACCACAACACAAAACCATGGAACTTTAAGTTCACCATTAGACTCTTCTATGGTCCTCACAATCTTGGTCCTTTTAACTGCTCTTTTCTTCATGGGCTTTTTCTCCTTCTACATCCGTCGCTCCTCCAACGAACCACCCCTCCCTCGCCGCCGTCTCCGCCGTAGTACTCCAACCCCACCATCTTCATCTCCATCTTCTTCACGTTTTTCATCTTCAAAAAACGCTGCAACTTCCTCAGCCGTCCGATCTTTGCCTGTTGTGTACTACAGTGGAACCGTGTTGCACCCGATTGACTGTATTATCTGTCTCACTGAGTTTGAGGAGAAAGAGAAGGTGAAAATGATCCCTTGTTGCAAGCATGTGTTTCATCCGGGTTGTATTGACACGTGGCTGTCATCGCACGTGACGTGTCCGCTTTGTAGGTCGACGAAGATGGATGCGAGGGAAATTGAAGAGGTGACGAGAAGATGGACGGCGGATGAGAGGGACACGTGGAGGACGGATGGAGTAGTGAATTTTAGAAGGACACGTAGCTTGTCCAGTTTAAACACATGTGTCGGGTTGCAGAGGAGTAATAGTTTTTAGTTCATGTCATACATATATACATGCATTTGCCTATCTTTATCTGTATGACTATGAAGATGATACAGGAGATTGATATTTATGGACTTGTTTTTGTTTGATATTTCTGCTGCATGAGAATCGAGATGTTGGTTttaagtatatatttatatttatatttatatttacgtattcccaaatttttttaaaaaaatacatgTTCACTGCACTAGTGAAATGTTAATTAAACTTACACCATTGTAAGAAGAGAAAATCAGTAAACAGTGATAATAATTGAATAGTTTGGGATTGATAGGATCGAGATCAATTTGAATCATATTTTAGatgataattttattattttagcTATACATAAAAATTTAttgtatatttatataaatatatttaaaaatatagtattataattaGAATAAATAAAAACCAGTTAGTGATTAATCGTTTAATAAAATTAGAATGTAAATGATAATAATATATTTCTTATCTTTATTCAACTTTTTTGtcttaattattttttttaaatacctAAAATACCTCAATTGGATACTTAGCGGCGCACTATATCTTTGTACAAAATGATGGTTCAAAATAACCGTTTGTTACGGTATGTCTTTAGTTTTTTTGCCAAACAATGGAATTTTATTACAACGATAAATTCACTAACAATACATCTACCCTAAAGGTCCTCGAGTTAACTCATGTGTCGCCATATTAGCATACCGTTTAACAAAAAACAGAAATAATGTGTTTAAACCTTTTAACATGTTACGACAACTCTGAATAACATGACCAAACGGATATTGCATCGGAGCTTTACTACGAATTACTTGAATAACAGTCAAACAATCTGATTCCAACACCACCTTACTCCATCTTGCACCTTTGATCCAACTCAACGCCTCGTTTAATCCTCAAGCTAACTCATGTGTCGCCATATTAGCAGAACGTTTAACAAAAAACAGAGACATTGTGTTTAAACCTTCTAACATGTTACGACAACTCTGAATAACATGCCCAAGCGGAGATTACATCGGAGCTTTACTACGAATTGTTTGAATAACAGTCAGACAATCTGATTACAACACCACCTTACTCCATCTTGCACCTTTGATCCAACTCAACGCCTCATTTAAAACCATAGTTTCCGCCATATTAGCTAAAATCATGCCTATATTACACTTTGCTCTAGTTTCAACGCGTTGTCATGTACTATCTCGAGCAACCAGGCCCATACCTGAGGCATTATACTCTGCAAAAGTCGATGTGTCCACTAAGATCTTCATATAATCTATTGTCTGTGGTGCTACCCAAAGTTTCTTCCCATCTCCCTCAACAAAGTAAGGATAATGAGATTGTGGCTTAACCTTCTGGGGTATACTCCATTGTAGAAGATACCGCTTGACTTTTGCAATTACTACATTTAATCGAATATATTTCTTATTCCAAATTAGATCGTTTCTTGCCTTCCAAATCGACCAACAAATTGTTGCTACCTATGCTCTTTTTCCATTATCGCAGGCCTCCATCACCTTTTTCCACCATTGAAACAAGTTGTTGTAATTGTTAGTGGGTACTTGAGGTAGAATGCTTTGCCAACACTGAACTGCCAAAGAACAATGACAATGAATGTATTCAACATCTTCTACTCCCAATCTGTAAGCCTGACATAAAAGATCCACATGTACATTCTTCTGCAACAACATAGTCATTGCAGGTAAACAATTTGACAAAGATCTCCACATGAAATTCAAAACCTTTGGTGGCGCTTTTATCCTCCAGGTTTTTTGCCATATACTATTCTCATCATCATGTCTCCAAATATGCTTTGGAGCTTGCAGAAGTCTATAAGCACTGTGTACTGTATACTGCCCTGATAATTCCTTACCCCAATAGACAACGACTTCATTTGAGTTCTCACTCAAATTAATCCGTCTGATGCATTGTTGATCACGAATATTGAACATATCTCTCAATATTTCACCATCCCACCCTAGGGGTGTAAACGAGCCAAACTGTTTGTGAGC contains these protein-coding regions:
- the LOC141699866 gene encoding RING-H2 finger protein ATL57-like, with product MNMLRPTPTENYYKNNENETCTTNSTTTTQNHGTLSSPLDSSMVLTILVLLTALFFMGFFSFYIRRSSNEPPLPRRRLRRSTPTPPSSSPSSSRFSSSKNAATSSAVRSLPVVYYSGTVLHPIDCIICLTEFEEKEKVKMIPCCKHVFHPGCIDTWLSSHVTCPLCRSTKMDAREIEEVTRRWTADERDTWRTDGVVNFRRTRSLSSLNTCVGLQRSNSF
- the LOC141699867 gene encoding uncharacterized protein LOC141699867, which gives rise to MSRARVAHKQFGSFTPLGWDGEILRDMFNIRDQQCIRRINLSENSNEVVVYWGKELSGQYTVHSAYRLLQAPKHIWRHDDENSIWQKTWRIKAPPKVLNFMWRSLSNCLPAMTMLLQKNVHVDLLCQAYRLGVEDVEYIHCHCSLAVQCWQSILPQVPTNNYNNLFQWWKKVMEACDNGKRA